The Hemibagrus wyckioides isolate EC202008001 linkage group LG25, SWU_Hwy_1.0, whole genome shotgun sequence genome has a segment encoding these proteins:
- the id2b gene encoding DNA-binding protein inhibitor ID-2b, producing MKAISPVLPMRRTHVNSHAQDLGIWRSKSAWDEPLGVLCDMNDCYSRLKELVPSLPQDRSVSKMEILQHVIDYILDLQIALDSSSDNASPQTQRRPGQAGVSSSTDSDISSFQISHFARETNTDDQITI from the exons ATGAAGGCGATCAGTCCAGTGCTGCCGATGCGAAGGACTCACGTCAACTCGCACGCGCAGGATCTCGGGATATGGAGAAGTAAGAGCGCGTGGGACGAGCCGCTTGGTGTGCTTTGTGACATGAACGACTGCTACAGCCGCCTGAAAGAGCTGGTGCCCAGCCTGCCGCAGGACCGGAGCGTCAGTAAGATGGAGATCCTGCAGCATGTCATCGATTATATTCTGGACCTTCAGATCGCGCTGGACTCCAGCTCGGATAATGCGAGTCCTCAAACGCAGCGACGTCCTGGTCAAGCAGGAGTTTCCTCCAGTACTGACTCTGATATCAGCTCCTTCCAG ATAAGCCACTTTGCAAGAGAAACCAACACAGATGACCAGATAACGATCTGA